One Pleurocapsa sp. PCC 7327 DNA segment encodes these proteins:
- a CDS encoding alpha/beta fold hydrolase produces the protein MSPDYILFAQHGWADTNRAIAQFAKKALATPKTLVIAPNLGYLKTWLWIEPLIEYVARVAIETVASYPDAAIRIVGHSMGGLIWLEVLDRYPQLRSQVESLVLVASPVGGADIARAIDPLGIGIGIARDLGINRRAIAQRIAAKIPTLVIAGDIDNGSDGTIAVETTKFDPVKFVCLKGISHAALKNHPDLVDIIHDFWANPLVTVAPKPDFSKHLIQRLQSLPGMTDTHPRDFWRSKIHITFNNGITIRTWNNPLQIQHIFVADREENCLYSGFVGWLHDEALRMMLAEIQKEIHQ, from the coding sequence ATGTCCCCAGATTACATTCTCTTTGCCCAACACGGATGGGCAGATACCAACCGCGCGATCGCTCAATTCGCTAAAAAAGCCTTAGCTACGCCAAAAACTCTCGTTATTGCTCCCAATCTGGGTTATTTGAAAACCTGGCTGTGGATCGAACCCCTCATCGAATATGTTGCACGAGTTGCGATCGAGACAGTTGCCAGCTATCCCGACGCGGCTATTAGGATTGTCGGTCATTCGATGGGTGGCTTAATTTGGCTCGAAGTTCTCGATCGCTACCCGCAACTGCGATCGCAGGTAGAGTCATTAGTATTGGTTGCCTCTCCTGTGGGAGGAGCAGATATTGCCCGCGCGATCGATCCGCTAGGCATCGGTATTGGCATCGCACGGGATTTGGGCATCAATCGGAGAGCGATCGCGCAACGAATCGCCGCAAAAATTCCGACGTTAGTCATCGCTGGAGATATCGACAATGGCAGCGATGGCACGATTGCCGTCGAGACGACTAAGTTCGATCCCGTCAAGTTTGTCTGCCTGAAAGGAATCTCTCACGCCGCCCTGAAAAATCATCCCGATCTAGTAGACATCATTCACGATTTTTGGGCTAATCCGCTCGTAACGGTCGCTCCAAAACCCGATTTCTCAAAACACTTAATTCAACGTTTGCAATCGCTTCCAGGGATGACGGATACCCATCCCAGAGATTTCTGGCGATCGAAGATTCATATCACTTTCAACAATGGCATTACGATTCGGACTTGGAACAATCCATTGCAAATCCAGCATATTTTTGTAGCCGATCGCGAGGAAAACTGTCTCTACAGCGGTTTCGTCGGTTGGCTGCACGACGAAGCTTTACGCATGATGTTAGCCGAGATCCAAAAAGAAATTCATCAGTAA
- a CDS encoding NAD(P)(+) transhydrogenase (Re/Si-specific) subunit beta — MSDYLVTGIELAYLAAAVLFILGLKQLGSPATARQGNVVAGVGMLIAIVATLLHQSILSYQMILVGIVIGSLIGAISAQKVAMTAMPQMVGIFNGVGGAASALVSVGEFWRLLKTTGTVPLDATIIAILGVLIGGVTFTGSIMAFAKLQELVTGAPVTFPFQQPFNAFLLISFLVSSGYLLVYPENLAVFLTLVGISLVLGVMFVLPIGGADMPVVISLLNSFSGLAASAAGFILANNMLIVAGALVGASGIILTEIVCKAMNRSLTNVLFGAFGSDGTVVAGGSGVQQDKVVRSVDPEEGAMMLGYARSVVIVPGYGMAVAQAQHGVRELADCLEKMGVEVKYAIHPVAGRMPGHMNVLLAEANVPYTQLYDMDDINPEFDRTDVALIIGANDVVNPAARHDTSSPIYGMPILDVDKAQRAIVIKRSMRTGFAGVDNELFYKDKTLMLFGSAQDVVAQLVAQVKDLSN, encoded by the coding sequence ATGAGCGACTATTTAGTAACCGGGATCGAGCTAGCTTATCTAGCGGCGGCGGTTCTGTTTATCCTGGGATTGAAACAACTCGGTTCGCCTGCCACCGCTCGTCAGGGGAATGTAGTGGCAGGAGTCGGCATGTTAATCGCGATCGTTGCCACTCTGCTCCATCAGTCAATCCTGAGCTATCAGATGATTTTAGTAGGTATCGTCATTGGCTCTCTGATTGGAGCAATTTCTGCCCAAAAAGTTGCCATGACTGCCATGCCTCAGATGGTCGGGATTTTCAACGGCGTGGGCGGTGCGGCCTCGGCACTAGTTTCTGTCGGCGAATTTTGGCGACTACTCAAAACCACTGGCACCGTGCCGCTAGATGCTACGATTATTGCCATTTTAGGGGTTTTAATCGGCGGCGTGACGTTTACAGGTAGCATCATGGCATTCGCCAAGTTACAAGAGCTTGTTACTGGCGCTCCTGTGACTTTCCCCTTCCAGCAGCCCTTCAATGCTTTTCTTCTCATTAGCTTTCTAGTCAGTAGCGGCTACCTACTGGTTTACCCAGAAAATCTAGCAGTTTTCCTAACTTTGGTGGGGATTTCTCTGGTACTTGGCGTTATGTTCGTTCTGCCCATCGGCGGCGCTGATATGCCAGTGGTCATCTCGCTGTTGAACTCCTTCTCCGGTTTGGCTGCTAGTGCGGCGGGCTTTATCTTGGCGAATAATATGCTTATCGTCGCTGGTGCTTTGGTGGGAGCTTCTGGCATCATCTTGACCGAGATCGTGTGTAAAGCCATGAACCGCTCTCTTACCAACGTTCTCTTTGGTGCGTTTGGTAGCGATGGCACGGTTGTTGCTGGCGGATCGGGAGTGCAGCAGGATAAAGTCGTTCGCTCCGTCGATCCTGAAGAAGGGGCAATGATGTTGGGCTATGCCCGTTCTGTTGTCATCGTTCCCGGTTATGGGATGGCAGTAGCTCAGGCACAGCACGGAGTTCGAGAACTTGCCGATTGCTTGGAAAAAATGGGCGTAGAGGTTAAATATGCCATTCACCCCGTTGCGGGACGAATGCCGGGACATATGAACGTGTTACTGGCAGAGGCAAATGTCCCCTACACCCAACTCTACGATATGGATGATATCAACCCCGAATTCGATCGCACCGATGTCGCTTTAATTATCGGTGCGAATGATGTTGTCAACCCAGCCGCTCGACACGATACGAGTAGCCCTATCTACGGAATGCCAATCCTAGATGTAGATAAGGCGCAACGTGCGATCGTCATCAAGCGCAGCATGAGGACAGGTTTTGCCGGAGTTGATAATGAGTTATTTTACAAGGATAAGACTCTAATGCTCTTCGGCAGCGCTCAAGATGTTGTAGCTCAGTTGGTCGCGCAGGTGAAAGATCTGTCTAATTAA
- a CDS encoding ABC transporter permease, with product MSHNSSKPIKEPQLPTILADTLTVFWGEWLKLRSRIVQIASTGLISPLIYIFAFGLGLGGALDRAMKPPVGDNYLEFILPGMVALSSMTISFGGTTFSICGERLFTKTFEEILLLPVHPLALHLGKMLAGIARGLMTSGSVILVAVLFTGKIGSFLNPLFLLLLTLNCAVFAGLGVIVGLRVKSLESVGLYNNFLIVPMSFLGGTFFDPSTLPVALKIIVYCLPLTYTSVSLRAAAYSPLSQFPWYSLPILLVAAIALSVAGAYQFSHQQD from the coding sequence CTGAGCCATAATTCCAGCAAACCGATAAAGGAGCCGCAATTACCAACGATCCTAGCAGATACCCTAACCGTCTTTTGGGGAGAATGGTTGAAATTGCGATCGCGCATCGTACAAATCGCTTCAACGGGATTAATCTCGCCTTTAATTTACATTTTCGCCTTCGGTTTGGGATTGGGCGGCGCTCTCGATCGCGCAATGAAACCGCCAGTAGGCGATAATTACCTAGAATTTATTTTGCCAGGAATGGTCGCGCTGTCTTCTATGACCATCAGCTTTGGAGGCACGACTTTTTCGATTTGCGGAGAACGCCTTTTTACTAAAACCTTTGAGGAAATCTTGCTTCTACCAGTACATCCGCTTGCCTTACATCTCGGCAAAATGTTGGCAGGAATTGCGCGGGGACTAATGACTTCGGGTTCGGTTATTTTGGTAGCGGTGCTGTTTACTGGAAAAATCGGTAGTTTTCTCAATCCTTTATTTTTGTTGCTACTAACGCTCAATTGTGCCGTTTTCGCAGGGTTGGGAGTAATTGTAGGATTGCGAGTTAAGTCTCTCGAAAGCGTAGGACTTTACAACAATTTTCTGATCGTTCCCATGTCCTTCTTGGGTGGAACCTTCTTCGATCCCAGTACCTTGCCAGTCGCCCTTAAAATAATAGTCTATTGCCTGCCTCTAACTTATACCAGCGTCAGTTTGCGGGCGGCAGCATATTCCCCTTTGTCTCAATTTCCCTGGTATTCCCTTCCCATCTTGCTGGTTGCCGCGATCGCGCTTTCGGTGGCAGGGGCTTATCAATTTTCCCACCAGCAGGATTGA
- a CDS encoding J domain-containing protein, giving the protein MSQYHWYYEILGLIPNASPEEVKKAYRQLAKTWHPDRFPNNSQEQKEAAEKFKKILEAYEVLRNHQPSANSSTAASTSTVGSKFSTQRSTPETHYQEGVKYAQKELYQDAIEEFSIAIRLDSNYIKAYQYRGFIFSKLGFERRAEADLKKAAELKLNKQYREEFVSER; this is encoded by the coding sequence ATGAGTCAATACCATTGGTACTACGAAATTCTTGGACTTATCCCAAATGCCTCTCCAGAAGAGGTTAAAAAAGCTTATCGCCAACTTGCCAAAACTTGGCATCCAGATCGCTTTCCCAATAACTCTCAGGAACAAAAAGAGGCGGCAGAGAAATTTAAAAAAATTCTCGAAGCCTATGAGGTACTGAGGAATCATCAACCAAGCGCAAATTCTTCAACGGCTGCGTCAACTTCAACAGTTGGATCGAAATTTTCGACTCAGCGATCGACTCCCGAAACTCACTATCAAGAGGGAGTTAAATATGCCCAAAAAGAACTTTATCAAGACGCGATCGAGGAATTTTCTATTGCCATTCGTCTCGATTCCAATTATATTAAAGCCTATCAATATCGCGGCTTTATTTTCTCTAAATTAGGCTTTGAAAGGAGAGCCGAAGCCGATCTAAAAAAAGCAGCAGAATTAAAGTTAAACAAGCAATATCGAGAAGAGTTTGTGTCCGAGCGATAA